Proteins encoded in a region of the Rutidosis leptorrhynchoides isolate AG116_Rl617_1_P2 chromosome 9, CSIRO_AGI_Rlap_v1, whole genome shotgun sequence genome:
- the LOC139866866 gene encoding peroxidase 64-like, which yields MASCNLSSILLGLFVLAVIRFNEANALSSNYYDQTCPNVESTVTNAVKKAMLNDRTVPAALLRMQFHDCFIRGCDGSVLLNSTTNNQAEKDGPPNISLHAFYVIDNAKKALEAACPGTVSCADIVALAARDAVHLSGGPHWVVPTGRKDGRISKALETRQLPAPTSNISQLEQSFAQRGLSMEDLVALSGGHTLGFAHCSSFQNRIHNFATKQDVDPSMERSFAASLRNVCPMHNKVRAAGANLDSSPTIFDNQYYKLLLEGKSIFTSDQALITNPTTKTLVTKFANSREEFEKAFVESMIKMSSIPCGGQEVRLNCRWVN from the exons ATGGCATCATGCAATCTTTCTTCAATTCTTTTAGGACTTTTTGTGCTAGCAGTAATCCGTTTTAATGAGGCTAATGCATTGAGTTCCAACTATTATGATCAAACATGTCCCAATGTTGAATCAACTGTTACAAATGCTGTAAAGAAAGCCATGTTGAATGATAGAACAGTTCCTGCTGCACTTCTCAGAATGCAATTCCATGATTGCTTCATTAGG GGTTGCGATGGTTCGGTGTTGTTGAACTCGACCACAAACAATCAAGCTGAGAAAGATGGTCCACCAAACATATCGCTTCATGCTTTTTATGTTATTGATAATGCAAAGAAAGCATTAGAGGCTGCATGTCCGGGTACTGTGTCGTGTGCTGATATCGTTGCTTTAGCAGCAAGAGATGCAGTTCATCTA TCTGGAGGTCCCCATTGGGTTGTGCCAACCGGGCGTAAAGATGGCAGAATTTCAAAAGCTTTAGAAACTAGACAATTGCCCGCTCCCACTTCGAACATATCTCAACTCGAACAAAGTTTTGCGCAAAGAGGTCTTTCTATGGAGGATTTGGTTGCACTCTCAG GAGGACATACTCTTGGTTTTGCACATTGCTCTTCATTCCAAAACAGGATCCACAACTTTGCAACCAAACAAGACGTTGATCCATCGATGGAACGATCATTCGCAGCTAGCTTACGCAATGTATGCCCAATGCATAACAAAGTGAGAGCAGCGGGTGCGAATTTGGATTCATCGCCTACCATCTTTGACAACCAATACTACAAGTTACTTCTTGAAGGAAAGAGCATTTTCACTTCTGATCAAGCCTTAATTACTAACCCAACAACCAAAACATTGGTTACGAAGTTTGCGAATTCTCGAGAAGAGTTTGAGAAGGCATTTGTCGAGTCCATGATCAAGATGAGTAGTATACCCTGTGGTGGTCAGGAAGTTAGGTTGAATTGTAGATGGGTAAATTGA